From Nicotiana tabacum cultivar K326 chromosome 20, ASM71507v2, whole genome shotgun sequence, one genomic window encodes:
- the LOC107795103 gene encoding uncharacterized protein LOC107795103, which translates to MGSYFDLWEKDPFFSAAEEVQQSADRMESTYRTWIHALKDTSGRWNSDELCRDLRTTLGTAKWQLEEFERAVSSSYDNASTDDAKERHREFVIAIDNQIKKVEKSLNESATSQSNQWVCLDERELNELAVFLSGPPASSSLAKKDSVKVHEVEQKPAFWEQDCKQGMPEYSKSSSHLVDAGHIEDEKFSGHRKTASACADVGAWKIAVADDIYGKQPAPSIRKIPSIHGLLNCMETATKLKWSKNGYRKLKFNPDDHQEADSTLPQSQPLTRGINTCYERSKICLDGCDENYEKQLDGWYGAVQRQLQRSQYYMKYNRPVQMLSSVVLLIFLIVLLAFHI; encoded by the exons ATGGGGTCGTATTTTGATCTGTGGGAGAAAGATCCCTTCTTTTCTGCTGCAGAAGAGGTTCAACAATCTGCTGATAG GATGGAATCAACTTATAGAACCTGGATTCATGCATTGAAGGATACTTCTGGTCGTTGGAATTCGGATGAGCTATGCAGAGACCTAAGGACTACCCTTGGCACTGCTAAATGGCAG TTGGAGGAATTTGAACGGGCAGTTAGTTCGAGCTATGATAATGCCTCAACTGATGATGCTAAAGAAAGGCACCGTGAATTTGTTATCGCAATAGACAATCAAATTAAGAAAGTAGAGAAGAGTCTAAATGAATCAGCTACTTCACAAAGCAATCAATGGGTGTGCTTGGATGAGAGGGAGCTCAATGAACTGGCTGTGTTTCTCTCAGGACCGCCGGCCTCTTCCTCTCTTGCGAAGAAAGACTCTGTAAAAGTTCATGAAGTAGAGCAGAAACCAGCATTCTGGGAACAGGATTGTAAGCAAGGAATGCCAGAGTATTCAAAGAGTTCGTCTCACTTAGTGGACGCGGGTCACATTGAGGATGAGAAGTTCTCAGGGCACCGGAAGACAGCAAGTGCTTGTGCTGACGTTGGTGCTTGGAAGATCGCAGTTGCTGATGACATTTACGGCAAACAACCTGCACCATCCATTCGGAAGATCCCCAGTATTCATGGGCTGTTGAATTGCATGGAAACTGCAACGAAGTTGAAGTGGTCGAAGAATGGTTACAGGAAGTTGAAATTCAATCCTGATGATCACCAAGAAGCTGATAGTACATTGCCGCAGTCTCAGCCATTGACAAGG GGCATCAACACATGTTATGAGAGGAGTAAGATTTGCCTTGATGGATGCGATGAAAATTATGAGAAGCAACTCGATGGTTGGTATGGAGCAGTGCAACGACAGCTGCAACGGTCTCAGTATTATATGAAATATAATCGACCTGTTCAAATGCTTTCTTCTGTGGTTCTTCTAATTTTCTTGATTG